The Stackebrandtia nassauensis DSM 44728 genome includes the window ACAGCTTGATCAACCAGTCCCCGGCGTGAATGGCCGCGAGCTTTGCCGGGACCTTCTCATGGAAGACCGAACCGGTCAGGATCATGACCGGGAAACCGATCCACACCGCTCCGGCCAGCAACACCGCGTCGGTCCAACCACCGATGTCCACGAACATCGTCAACCCGGCCACCACCAAGGCCAGCACGAGATTGCGCACGATCTCCACGACGGCTGTCACAGCGGGCGACCGTCCCTCCCCGGTGTAAGCCGGACTCAACCGGGCCAGCTGCTTGCCGAACCCGGCATACCAAGCGCCGCTGAGCACAAAGGCCGCCACGGCGGCCACCAGTACGGCCCAGAAATTCATGTCGTTCACGGTGTCTCCTCGAATATTGGGATGACCCGACCCGGCGGCAACCGGGTCGGGACTGGCAGCCGTCGAACGGCTCCCGGTACTAAAGACGCCGCGAGAACACGAAACTCATCGGTGATCCGGATCCCGGTCTCAGTCGACGCGTCGCAGCTCCACAGTGGGAAAGTCAACCGGAACCGCGAGCGCGATGTTGACGTAATTGGTGAACAGGTTCAGCGCGACCTGAGCGATGACCTCGACGATCTGCTCGTCACCCCAGCCGTGACCCCGAAGGGCCTGGACGTCGTCGGGCGTCACCTGACCGCGCTCGCGCACCAGCTTGACGGCGAATCCGAGCAGGGCGGCCACACGGGGATCGTCGGACTCGCCGTCCTGCGCCGCCGCGAGCGCCGCCCGCGTCACCCCGGCCTTGCGCCCGAGCGCGGTGTGCGCCGCCAGGCAGTACTCGCACGAGTTGCGGTTCGCGACGGCGACGGCGATCTGTTCACTGAGCGCCGAGCCGAGAGCGCCGTCGGCGAAAGCGCCGAACGACCCCCACATGCTCGCCAGCGCCGCGGGCGAGTTGGCCACGGCCTTGAACATCGCCGGCACGGTGCCGAACGCGGCCTGTATCTGATCGAGCTGTTCCTTGACGGCGCCGCTCGCGGACTCGAGCTCGACGAGGGGAACGTTGGACATGAGATACTCCTTCGCTTGTGGACAGACGGCGTCGCCCGCGATGTCGGTGCGGGTGACGTGTTACCAGGCTGCCCGGCAAGTCCGGACTAATCGCAACAGATCATCTCGATTTCTTACCAATTCGTCTGGCATGCTTGCCCCATGGCCCCCGTCGACCGTCTAACGCCCCTACTCGAACGCTTCCGGGTACGAACCCGCCTGTTCCACACGGGTCCGCTGTGCGGAGTCACCACCTTCGCCGCACGACCAGGGCGAGGCTTCCTCCACGTGCTCCGCCACGGCGAGATGGACGTGACCTACCAGGGCACCGGCGGCCGGTTGGAGCGAACCCGAATAGACCGCCCCAGCCTGCTCTTCTACCCACGCCCCCTGGAACACGCCTTCCACAACGCGCCCACGGCGGACTCCGACTTCGCCTGCGCGACGCTCGACTTCGACGGTGGACAGACCCACCCGCTCGTACGCACGCTTCCTCCCGTGATCGTGCTGCCGCTGCACGTCGTCGACTCCTTGGGACCGGCGCTCGACCTGCTCTTCGCCGAGATCGACAACGTCCGCTGCGGCAACCCCGTACTGGCCGACCGCCTGTTCGAAGTCGTCCTCATCCAGCTGTTCCGCTGGATCCTCGACCACACCACCGAACTCGCACTGCCCGCTGGGCTGCTGAGGGGCCTGTCCGACGACCGTCTGGCCCGCACCCTCGTGGCCATCCACGAATCCCCGGGGCGGCCCTGGACACTGACCACAATGGCCCGTGAAGCGAATCTGTCTCGCAGCACGTTCGCCGCGCGCTTCAAAGCGACAGTGGGCCAGCCGCCCGCCGACTACCTCACCGCATGGCGACTCACCGTGGCTCAGGACCGACTCCGCCACGGCGCCACCGTCTCCGCCACCGCCGCCGAACTCGGCTACGCCAACTCCTCGGCCTTCTCCAGGGTCTTCACCCAGCGACTGGGACGCTCACCCCGCGCATGGCGAGCCACCGCCGACCGATAACCGCCCCTGGGCCGAGCCGATCACGGTACGGGGATCGGCCGCCCCCGCGAACTGCCCGGAATCGTCCATCTCGATCACATGGGCATGCCCGAAACCGGTCGGCACCCGGTTCACCAAGTGCCCCTTCGCCTCCAACCGATCCCAAGCATCCGGTGCCGCCTCCTCCAACTCGATGGGAGCCCGCTCGCCGTCGCGCCAAGTGTCGAAACCATTGGAATTACCGATCCGCCAACGGGCCGCCCCCACCGCCTCGGCGGGGGACTGACCGTGCCGCAGCAACCGGGTGATCACCTGCAACAGGATCTGGGGCTGGGTGTCCCCGCCCATGGTCCCCACCAGCGCACGCGTCGAACCATCCCGCCGGGTGACCAGCGCCGGGGCGAGCGTGTGCGGAGGCCGCCGCCCGGGCCGATACTCGGCCGGATGCCCGGGAAGCAACGAGAACCCCAACCCCCGATTGTGCAGCCCGATACCAGTGCCGGGCTCGAAAATCCTTGACCCGAACCCCGAGGCGTTCGACTGGATCAACGACACCGCGAGCCCGCCATGCTCGGCGGCACACAGATAAGTCGTGTCACCCGCCGCTGCCGAATCCGGCATCCCGGCGGCCTGCCCCGGATCGATCAGGCCACGCCGCCGCCCCACCTCCTCGGGTGACAACACCACCCCGGCATCGAACCCCTCATGCAACAACTCCGGACGATCACACCCGGCCCGCCGCGCCGCCTCGATCAACAAATGCGCCCACAAAGGATCATCCGGATCGTCGGGCAACGGAAGCCCGTCCGCGATCGCCAACCCCAATCCCACCAAATAACCCTGACTGTTGGGCGGCGTCACCCACACCCGATGCCCCACCGCGTCCACCCCGATCGGACTCACCCAGTCCGCACTGCCCCGCCGCAAATCCTCGACACTGAAGAGCCCATCCGCCAGCCGCACCAACCCGCGCCCGAACTCACCACAATAGAACCCGTCCCGCCCCTCCGCAGCGACCGCCCGCAACGCCCGCGCCACCCCACCCCGCCGCACCACGGCACCGGCCCACGTAGCCTCCGCCAACTCCTCGGCCCCCGCCTTACCGCGCAACACCGGCACCGCCGACGCCAACAGGGGAGAAGCCCCGAAACCGTCCTCGGCGAACCCGACGGCCGCCGCGAAAACCTCGGCCAGCGCCAGCCTCCCGAACCTCTCATGCAACGCCACCCACCCGTCAACACACCCGGGCACGGTCACCGACCGCACATCATCGAACAACGGCATCACCCCATACCCAGCCGCCCGCAACCCCTCGGGATCAGCCCCACTACCCGCCCGCCCGGAAGCGTTCAACGCCACCGGAGCCGAATCCCCGTCCTGCACCACAGCGAACAGATCCCCACCCATACCGCACAAATGCG containing:
- a CDS encoding DUF1761 domain-containing protein, which encodes MNFWAVLVAAVAAFVLSGAWYAGFGKQLARLSPAYTGEGRSPAVTAVVEIVRNLVLALVVAGLTMFVDIGGWTDAVLLAGAVWIGFPVMILTGSVFHEKVPAKLAAIHAGDWLIKLLAVTLIVGLWR
- a CDS encoding carboxymuconolactone decarboxylase family protein; its protein translation is MSNVPLVELESASGAVKEQLDQIQAAFGTVPAMFKAVANSPAALASMWGSFGAFADGALGSALSEQIAVAVANRNSCEYCLAAHTALGRKAGVTRAALAAAQDGESDDPRVAALLGFAVKLVRERGQVTPDDVQALRGHGWGDEQIVEVIAQVALNLFTNYVNIALAVPVDFPTVELRRVD
- a CDS encoding AraC family transcriptional regulator, whose product is MAPVDRLTPLLERFRVRTRLFHTGPLCGVTTFAARPGRGFLHVLRHGEMDVTYQGTGGRLERTRIDRPSLLFYPRPLEHAFHNAPTADSDFACATLDFDGGQTHPLVRTLPPVIVLPLHVVDSLGPALDLLFAEIDNVRCGNPVLADRLFEVVLIQLFRWILDHTTELALPAGLLRGLSDDRLARTLVAIHESPGRPWTLTTMAREANLSRSTFAARFKATVGQPPADYLTAWRLTVAQDRLRHGATVSATAAELGYANSSAFSRVFTQRLGRSPRAWRATADR
- a CDS encoding gamma-glutamyltransferase family protein: MVVSADERASAAGVEVLRGGGTAVDAAIAANAVLAVTAPHLCGMGGDLFAVVQDGDSAPVALNASGRAGSGADPEGLRAAGYGVMPLFDDVRSVTVPGCVDGWVALHERFGRLALAEVFAAAVGFAEDGFGASPLLASAVPVLRGKAGAEELAEATWAGAVVRRGGVARALRAVAAEGRDGFYCGEFGRGLVRLADGLFSVEDLRRGSADWVSPIGVDAVGHRVWVTPPNSQGYLVGLGLAIADGLPLPDDPDDPLWAHLLIEAARRAGCDRPELLHEGFDAGVVLSPEEVGRRRGLIDPGQAAGMPDSAAAGDTTYLCAAEHGGLAVSLIQSNASGFGSRIFEPGTGIGLHNRGLGFSLLPGHPAEYRPGRRPPHTLAPALVTRRDGSTRALVGTMGGDTQPQILLQVITRLLRHGQSPAEAVGAARWRIGNSNGFDTWRDGERAPIELEEAAPDAWDRLEAKGHLVNRVPTGFGHAHVIEMDDSGQFAGAADPRTVIGSAQGRLSVGGGSPCAG